The following are from one region of the Segatella oris genome:
- a CDS encoding TerC/Alx family metal homeostasis membrane protein gives MHSTEILFLIGFVVFIAAILILDMLVIDRKAHAVSIKEAGTWTLVWITLALAFSAFLWFYGDLVHGIHNFDDLQAVASHYATHLKLNPNDFEGSLQHYRHYMTISYISGYLIEKTLSVDNLFVMMMIFTSFGVKNTEYQHVLNWGILGAIVLRFVFIFAGAAIIQRFDWVLLVFGVVLVYSAYKMYRDRNKKESINVEHHPMVRFLSKYFHVYPRFDGDNFFVRAVKKGNDYELVGKGMKGLLCMTPLFVTVLVIEFSDLIFAFDSIPAVFSVSLDPYVVFFSNIFAILGLRAMFFLLAAIADKFRYLKSGVSFLLLFIGVKLLIHHYVEIDALWSLGVIVAVLVISIAASLIIKPAAHPAQERDIEARHKE, from the coding sequence ATGCATTCTACTGAAATTCTCTTTTTGATTGGCTTCGTTGTCTTTATTGCAGCCATCCTCATATTGGACATGTTGGTTATTGATCGCAAGGCTCATGCCGTGTCAATCAAGGAAGCCGGCACTTGGACTCTTGTCTGGATAACACTCGCTTTGGCCTTTTCTGCTTTCCTTTGGTTTTATGGTGACCTCGTACATGGCATTCATAACTTCGACGATTTGCAGGCCGTTGCATCGCATTATGCCACACATCTCAAACTCAACCCTAACGATTTCGAAGGCAGTTTGCAGCATTATCGCCATTATATGACCATTTCCTATATTTCCGGTTACCTTATAGAGAAGACCTTATCTGTGGATAATCTCTTCGTCATGATGATGATATTTACCTCTTTCGGCGTAAAGAATACAGAATATCAGCATGTGCTCAATTGGGGTATTCTGGGGGCAATTGTCTTGCGTTTCGTGTTTATCTTTGCCGGTGCAGCTATCATTCAGCGCTTTGATTGGGTGTTGTTGGTCTTCGGAGTCGTATTGGTTTACAGCGCATATAAGATGTACCGTGACCGCAATAAAAAAGAATCTATCAACGTAGAGCATCATCCTATGGTGCGTTTCCTGTCGAAATATTTCCATGTTTACCCTCGTTTTGACGGCGATAACTTTTTTGTTCGTGCGGTAAAAAAGGGGAATGACTATGAATTGGTAGGCAAAGGAATGAAAGGTTTGCTTTGTATGACTCCGCTTTTCGTGACGGTTCTCGTGATAGAATTCAGCGACTTAATCTTTGCTTTCGATAGTATTCCGGCGGTTTTCTCCGTGAGTCTCGACCCTTATGTGGTCTTCTTCTCCAACATTTTCGCTATTCTTGGCCTGCGTGCCATGTTCTTTTTGCTGGCTGCCATAGCCGACAAGTTCCGTTATTTGAAGTCAGGTGTCAGCTTTTTACTGTTGTTTATCGGAGTGAAACTCCTCATACATCATTATGTAGAGATTGATGCCCTGTGGTCACTCGGTGTCATTGTGGCTGTCTTAGTGATAAGTATTGCAGCGTCTTTGATTATAAAACCCGCTGCTCATCCTGCCCAAGAGAGAGATATTGAAGCCCGGCATAAGGAATAA
- a CDS encoding glycoside hydrolase family 127 protein produces the protein MKKKLLIAIMASAATCGAMGQPSISGYPYQQVPFTSVTLTPGSFFGDRVRAAKEVTIPLAFSKCKSEHRYENFEKAAHPSDKYSVEKFMLFPFDDTDVYKTIEGASYMLQSFPDKKLVNYIDSVLNIVAKAQETDGYLYTARTMNPMRPHPWSGKKRWEKVEDLSHELYNLGHMLDAAVAHYQATGSKKFLDIARRYADCVIREVGPNPGQACVVPGHQIAEMGLAKLYLATGDRHYLDEAKFFLDYRGKTTIRNQYSQSDIPVVKQREAWGHAVRAGYMYAGMADIAALTGDSAYIKAIDRIWDNIVSKKYYLTGGVGARHNGEAFGADYELPNLTAYNETCAAIAQCYLNMRLFMLHGDSKYIDCLERTLYNGVISGMSIDGGRFFYPNPLSADGIYKFNADGTTTRQPWFGCACCPSNLSRFIPSIPGYVYAVRGNDVYVNLFMASKTNVKVGGKEMKLETETNYPWDGKVAIRVKGNTNKNASLLVRIPGWARGKVTPGGLYSFTDKQKDDWNIAVNGKNYNVEKAEKGYIRINKVKRGDVITLNLDMQPRTILADKRITDDRGCVAVERGPLVYCAESADNNGMKTNQIYIKNNAVFNLIKDYKIRNTEADGKLFSVDALQTAAQELSKNNEGNLTLKNFNLTLIPYYAWNHRGTGCMDVWLKSTDLK, from the coding sequence ATGAAAAAGAAACTACTCATCGCAATCATGGCTTCAGCAGCCACTTGTGGAGCCATGGGGCAACCTTCCATAAGTGGCTATCCCTATCAGCAAGTGCCTTTCACAAGCGTTACTCTCACACCAGGTTCATTCTTTGGCGACCGCGTGAGAGCTGCAAAAGAAGTGACGATTCCATTGGCTTTCAGCAAATGTAAAAGCGAACACCGCTACGAAAACTTTGAGAAAGCCGCCCACCCCAGCGATAAATACAGCGTTGAGAAGTTCATGCTCTTTCCTTTTGACGATACCGATGTCTACAAAACCATTGAGGGTGCAAGCTACATGTTACAGAGTTTTCCCGACAAAAAACTCGTGAACTACATTGACAGTGTACTCAACATTGTGGCTAAAGCACAGGAAACCGATGGCTATCTCTACACGGCACGAACGATGAATCCTATGCGTCCGCACCCTTGGTCGGGCAAAAAACGCTGGGAAAAAGTAGAAGACTTGAGTCACGAACTCTATAATCTTGGCCACATGCTTGACGCTGCCGTAGCCCATTATCAAGCCACAGGCTCGAAGAAGTTTCTTGATATTGCACGTCGATATGCCGACTGCGTGATTCGCGAAGTGGGGCCAAATCCTGGTCAAGCCTGCGTTGTTCCCGGTCATCAAATAGCCGAAATGGGACTTGCCAAGCTTTATCTTGCAACGGGAGACAGGCATTATCTCGATGAAGCTAAGTTCTTTTTAGACTACAGAGGCAAGACAACTATCCGCAATCAGTATTCTCAAAGCGATATTCCTGTTGTCAAACAACGCGAAGCTTGGGGTCATGCTGTACGTGCAGGCTACATGTATGCCGGCATGGCGGATATCGCTGCACTCACTGGAGACAGTGCCTATATCAAAGCTATTGACCGCATTTGGGACAACATCGTAAGCAAAAAGTATTACTTGACAGGCGGTGTTGGCGCACGACATAACGGCGAAGCCTTTGGCGCTGATTACGAACTGCCCAACCTGACGGCCTATAATGAAACCTGTGCCGCCATTGCACAGTGCTATCTTAACATGAGATTGTTCATGCTCCACGGTGATTCGAAATACATAGACTGCTTGGAACGCACATTATATAATGGTGTTATCAGCGGTATGAGCATTGATGGCGGACGCTTCTTCTACCCTAATCCACTTTCTGCTGACGGCATTTACAAGTTCAATGCCGACGGAACAACAACGCGTCAACCTTGGTTTGGCTGTGCCTGTTGTCCCAGTAACCTCAGCCGTTTCATACCTTCTATCCCCGGATATGTCTATGCAGTACGAGGCAACGACGTTTATGTGAACCTCTTCATGGCGAGCAAAACCAACGTGAAAGTAGGCGGAAAGGAGATGAAACTGGAAACAGAAACCAACTATCCTTGGGATGGAAAGGTAGCGATTCGCGTCAAAGGAAATACCAATAAGAATGCATCTCTGTTGGTTCGCATACCAGGTTGGGCACGCGGTAAGGTCACTCCAGGCGGTCTTTACAGTTTTACCGACAAGCAAAAAGACGATTGGAATATTGCAGTAAACGGCAAAAACTACAACGTTGAAAAGGCAGAAAAGGGCTATATCCGCATCAACAAAGTGAAGAGGGGCGATGTGATTACGCTGAATCTTGACATGCAACCACGCACAATTTTGGCCGATAAACGCATCACAGACGACCGCGGTTGCGTGGCCGTTGAGCGTGGACCACTGGTTTATTGCGCTGAAAGCGCTGATAATAACGGCATGAAAACCAATCAGATTTACATCAAGAACAATGCCGTCTTCAATCTCATCAAGGATTATAAAATCAGGAACACCGAAGCAGATGGAAAGCTTTTCAGCGTTGATGCCTTACAAACAGCAGCACAGGAATTGTCGAAAAACAATGAGGGAAACCTGACATTGAAGAACTTCAACCTCACACTTATCCCCTATTATGCTTGGAATCATCGCGGAACGGGATGCATGGACGTATGGTTAAAGAGTACAGATTTGAAGTAA
- a CDS encoding enoyl-ACP reductase — MAYNLLKGKRGIIFGALNDMSIAWKVAERCAEEGASIVLSNTEMALRMGTLDELSKKINAPVIAADATNYDDLENIFVKAQEMLGGKIDFVLHSIGMSPNVRKHRTYDDLDYNWLNKTLDISAISFHKMLQAAKKVDAIADYGSVVALTYVASHRTFFGYNDMADAKSLLESIARSFGYIYGREKNVRINTISQSPTETTAGKGIKDIDNMMDFADKMSPLGNATAAECADYCVTLFSDLTRKVTMQTLFHDGGFSNMGMSLRAMNQYSKALDDYKDENGNVIYG; from the coding sequence ATGGCATACAACTTATTGAAAGGAAAGCGCGGTATTATTTTCGGTGCGCTGAACGACATGTCAATTGCATGGAAAGTGGCAGAACGTTGTGCTGAAGAAGGCGCATCTATTGTGCTGAGTAATACAGAAATGGCACTCCGTATGGGTACGCTTGACGAACTTTCCAAGAAGATTAATGCGCCAGTGATTGCGGCTGATGCCACCAATTACGATGACCTTGAGAATATTTTTGTAAAGGCTCAAGAGATGTTGGGCGGTAAAATAGACTTCGTACTCCATTCCATTGGTATGAGTCCTAACGTGCGCAAGCACCGCACTTACGATGACCTCGATTATAATTGGTTGAACAAAACGCTTGATATTTCTGCGATTTCATTCCATAAAATGCTTCAGGCAGCCAAGAAGGTAGATGCTATTGCTGATTATGGTTCAGTCGTTGCACTGACTTATGTGGCTTCACACCGCACGTTCTTCGGCTACAATGACATGGCTGATGCCAAGAGTTTGCTGGAGAGTATTGCACGTAGTTTCGGCTATATCTATGGTCGTGAGAAGAATGTTCGCATTAATACCATATCGCAATCTCCTACGGAAACAACGGCTGGTAAGGGTATAAAAGACATTGATAACATGATGGATTTTGCCGATAAGATGTCGCCTCTTGGCAATGCTACAGCCGCAGAATGTGCTGATTATTGCGTTACTTTGTTCAGCGATTTGACGCGCAAGGTGACTATGCAGACGCTGTTCCATGACGGAGGTTTCTCTAATATGGGTATGAGTTTGCGTGCAATGAACCAATATAGCAAGGCATTGGACGATTATAAAGACGAGAACGGAAACGTTATCTACGGATAA
- a CDS encoding patatin-like phospholipase family protein yields the protein MKKKIALVLSGGGARGFAHIGAIEELESNGYEITSIAGCSMGALIGGMYAAGKLPEVKEWVLALDRRKVLSLVDFSLSLTHLVKGDRVMDALKEIVPDVNIEDLPIPYTAVATDWNSGKEVVFDHGSLYDAIRASISIPLFLNPVRRKDMLLVDGGLVNSLPLNRVVRQPGDLLFGINVSTHDYQGELLMQQFMEKKLLSKSMPAVIMNRIIKHFDGVNVNYVTLLMRTIAIMLEQNTRQQILISRPDLVVQVPMKRYGVFDFDKAAAILQIGKHKTSRALRRFEHMKQPLWRRLLQQYWKIKE from the coding sequence ATGAAAAAGAAGATTGCATTGGTATTGTCAGGTGGTGGAGCGCGTGGATTTGCGCATATCGGAGCCATTGAGGAACTGGAAAGCAACGGATATGAAATCACTTCGATTGCCGGTTGCTCAATGGGAGCACTCATAGGGGGTATGTATGCTGCTGGAAAACTGCCCGAAGTGAAAGAGTGGGTGTTGGCACTTGACCGCAGAAAAGTGCTTTCTTTGGTTGACTTCTCATTGAGTTTGACTCATTTGGTCAAGGGCGATAGGGTGATGGATGCCTTGAAAGAGATTGTGCCCGACGTCAATATTGAAGACCTTCCCATTCCTTATACGGCTGTTGCGACCGATTGGAACAGCGGAAAGGAAGTTGTTTTCGATCATGGAAGCCTTTATGATGCCATTCGTGCCAGCATTTCAATCCCGCTGTTTCTCAATCCTGTTAGGCGTAAAGATATGTTGCTTGTGGATGGCGGATTGGTCAATTCATTGCCTTTGAATAGGGTCGTGAGGCAGCCAGGTGACTTGCTCTTTGGCATCAATGTGAGCACTCATGATTATCAAGGCGAGCTTCTTATGCAGCAGTTTATGGAGAAAAAATTGCTCAGTAAGTCAATGCCAGCGGTTATTATGAACCGCATTATCAAGCATTTTGATGGTGTCAATGTCAATTATGTCACGTTGTTGATGCGCACTATCGCAATTATGCTCGAACAAAATACACGTCAACAGATCTTAATCTCACGTCCCGACCTTGTTGTCCAGGTGCCGATGAAACGCTATGGTGTCTTTGATTTTGACAAGGCTGCAGCGATTTTACAGATAGGAAAGCATAAAACTTCTCGTGCATTGAGGCGATTTGAACACATGAAACAACCGTTGTGGCGACGTTTGTTACAGCAATATTGGAAGATAAAAGAATGA
- a CDS encoding aminopeptidase P family protein, which produces METINQRLEALREVMQQEHIAAFIFPSTDAHNSEYVAPHWKGREWISGFNGSAGTAVVTLKSAALWTDSRYFLAAEQQLAGSEYQLMRLKVDGTPTIAEWIGQQCDSGSEVGIDGTVSCYAETEALKAELRHQGGMTLRLNLDPLARIWNDRPAIPQHKIELQPLEFAGETTTSKLDRIRQALRRQHCDGMLMSALDDIAWTLNMRGTDVHCNPVFVSYLVIEHEKTTLFVDNDKLTSEVSAYLAMLSIKVLPYNEVGKYLKRDYFAYNILLDPNETNSYLVACAKEGRAAVVLTTSPIPEMKAVKNETEIQGFHNAMKRDGVAMVKFLKWLIPAVKAGHETEISLDKKLIYLRSQQSLFRDSSFDTIVGYEHHGAIVHYEATPETDIAIEPHGFVLIDSGAQYQDGTTDITRTIALGPLTEEQKRVYTIVLKGHIQLELARFPDGVSGTQLDALAREPLWREGYNFLHGTGHGVGSYLNVHEGPHQIRMEYKPAPLHAGMTVTDEPGLYLSNRFGVRIENTLLITADEETEFGKFLRMEPLTLCPIDTTPILIPMMTDEEIAWLNTYHEYVYTALSPLLNAEEREWLRNETQAVRREQA; this is translated from the coding sequence ATGGAAACAATTAACCAACGATTGGAAGCATTGCGCGAAGTGATGCAACAAGAGCATATCGCAGCTTTCATCTTCCCAAGCACAGATGCTCATAACAGTGAATATGTGGCCCCACATTGGAAAGGACGCGAATGGATATCAGGCTTCAACGGCTCTGCAGGAACGGCCGTTGTCACACTGAAAAGTGCTGCCTTGTGGACGGATTCGCGCTATTTTCTGGCTGCCGAGCAACAACTTGCAGGATCAGAATACCAACTTATGAGGCTCAAAGTAGACGGAACGCCTACCATTGCAGAATGGATTGGACAGCAATGCGATTCAGGAAGCGAGGTGGGTATTGACGGAACAGTGAGCTGTTATGCTGAGACAGAAGCCTTGAAAGCCGAACTCCGCCACCAGGGAGGCATGACTTTGCGGCTCAATCTCGACCCACTGGCTCGCATTTGGAACGACCGGCCGGCCATTCCCCAGCATAAAATTGAATTGCAACCTCTTGAGTTTGCCGGTGAAACTACAACCTCGAAACTCGACAGAATACGTCAAGCCCTGCGCCGACAACATTGTGACGGCATGCTGATGTCGGCCTTGGATGATATTGCCTGGACACTGAACATGCGTGGAACCGACGTGCATTGTAACCCGGTTTTCGTGAGTTATCTTGTCATTGAGCATGAAAAGACAACACTTTTTGTTGATAACGACAAGCTGACATCTGAAGTTTCAGCCTATCTTGCCATGCTTTCCATTAAGGTTCTCCCTTATAATGAGGTGGGAAAATATCTTAAACGGGACTACTTTGCCTATAACATTCTGCTTGATCCTAACGAGACCAACAGCTATTTAGTGGCCTGTGCGAAAGAAGGAAGAGCAGCAGTTGTGCTGACAACATCGCCCATACCAGAGATGAAAGCAGTGAAAAATGAGACAGAAATCCAAGGTTTTCACAATGCAATGAAACGTGACGGTGTAGCCATGGTGAAGTTTCTCAAATGGCTCATACCCGCTGTAAAGGCTGGTCATGAAACTGAAATTTCATTGGATAAGAAACTGATATACCTGCGTAGTCAACAGTCATTGTTCCGTGATAGTTCTTTCGATACCATCGTTGGATACGAACATCATGGTGCAATTGTACATTACGAAGCCACTCCCGAGACAGACATTGCTATCGAACCCCATGGATTTGTGCTCATCGACAGTGGCGCCCAATATCAAGACGGCACAACGGATATCACGCGAACCATTGCACTTGGCCCTCTCACAGAAGAGCAGAAACGCGTCTACACCATAGTATTAAAGGGGCATATCCAACTTGAATTAGCTCGTTTTCCCGATGGAGTCAGTGGCACACAACTCGATGCTTTAGCCCGTGAACCCCTATGGCGTGAAGGCTATAACTTCCTCCATGGCACTGGACATGGCGTTGGTTCATATCTCAATGTGCATGAAGGGCCTCATCAAATACGCATGGAATACAAGCCCGCTCCACTGCATGCAGGCATGACGGTGACCGATGAACCAGGGCTATATCTGTCAAATCGTTTCGGCGTTCGTATTGAAAACACCTTACTCATAACGGCAGATGAGGAGACAGAATTCGGCAAATTCCTTCGCATGGAACCCCTAACGCTTTGCCCAATTGACACAACTCCAATTCTCATCCCTATGATGACCGATGAAGAGATTGCTTGGCTCAATACCTACCATGAATATGTTTACACTGCTCTCTCACCGCTTTTGAATGCCGAGGAACGTGAATGGCTGCGCAATGAAACACAAGCTGTCAGGCGCGAACAAGCCTAA
- a CDS encoding helix-turn-helix domain-containing protein encodes MMNSVLYIKNMVCDRCKMAVEKVLRDNNMQPLSVELGEVHIEKKPNETQYKQLKGDLEALGFELLDDRKHQTIAQIKTAIIQLVHYRESSTNFNLSDYLASELHADYSALSKLFSEVTGQTIERYFIEQRIERVKELIRYDQMSLTQIAFQMNYSSVSHLSSQFKSVTGMTPTQFKALKINTRRGIDKI; translated from the coding sequence ATGATGAATTCAGTCTTGTATATTAAGAATATGGTGTGCGATCGTTGCAAGATGGCCGTAGAAAAGGTGCTGCGCGATAACAACATGCAACCGCTTTCCGTAGAACTTGGCGAAGTACATATTGAGAAAAAGCCCAATGAAACACAGTACAAGCAACTCAAAGGCGACCTTGAAGCTCTGGGCTTTGAACTTCTTGACGACCGCAAACACCAGACTATAGCGCAAATCAAGACTGCTATAATCCAGCTTGTACACTATCGTGAGAGCTCTACAAACTTCAACCTAAGTGATTATCTCGCATCAGAACTCCACGCCGACTACAGCGCATTGAGCAAACTTTTCAGTGAAGTTACGGGGCAGACTATTGAGCGTTATTTCATCGAACAGCGCATTGAGCGTGTCAAGGAGCTGATACGTTATGACCAAATGAGCCTCACTCAGATTGCCTTTCAAATGAACTACTCAAGCGTTTCTCATTTAAGCAGTCAATTCAAAAGTGTCACAGGCATGACACCTACACAATTCAAAGCCCTCAAAATAAATACCCGACGCGGCATCGATAAGATTTAA